Genomic segment of Streptomyces zhihengii:
GGCGGCGGCCTGGAGGACTTCACCGTGGAGGTGAACGACGGCGAGGTCGTGCTCGACATCGTCCACCGGCTCCAGGCCACGCAGGCCCCCGACCTCGCCGTCCGCTGGAACTGCAAGGCGGGCAAGTGCGGCTCGTGCAGCGCGGAGGTCAACGGCCGCCCGCGGCTGCTCTGCATGACCCGCATGTCCGTCTTCACCCGCGACGAGACGATCACGATCACCCCGCTGCGCGCCTTCCCCGTGGTGCGGGACCTGGTGACCGATGTGTCGTTCAACTACGCCAAGGCCCGCGAGATCCCCTCGTTCGTGCCGCCGTCCGGGCTGGAGCCCGGCGCGTACCGGATGCAGCAGATGGACGTGGAGCGCTCGCAGGAGTTCCGCAAGTGCATCGAGTGCTTCCTGTGCCAGGACACCTGCCATGTGGTGCGCGACCACGAGGAGAACAAGGAGGCCTTCGCGGGGCCGCGCTTCCTGATGCGGGTGGCCGAGCTGGACATGCACCCGCTGGACGCCGCCGCCGAACGGGGACTGGACCGGCGGGCGACCGCGCAGGACGAGCACGGCCTCGGCTACTGCAACATCACCAAGTGCTGCACCGAGGTGTGCCCCGAGTCCATCGCCATCACCGACAACGCCCTG
This window contains:
- a CDS encoding succinate dehydrogenase/fumarate reductase iron-sulfur subunit, with product MSTYDARFRVWRGDAEGGGLEDFTVEVNDGEVVLDIVHRLQATQAPDLAVRWNCKAGKCGSCSAEVNGRPRLLCMTRMSVFTRDETITITPLRAFPVVRDLVTDVSFNYAKAREIPSFVPPSGLEPGAYRMQQMDVERSQEFRKCIECFLCQDTCHVVRDHEENKEAFAGPRFLMRVAELDMHPLDAAAERGLDRRATAQDEHGLGYCNITKCCTEVCPESIAITDNALIPLKERAVDRKYDPLVWLGSRIRRRGERDTEA